CCGATCTGGCGGCGCACGATGATTACTGGCTGGAAGCACAAGGCCGCCTGACCGAGCCCATGCGCTACGACAGCGCCACCGATCACTACGTACCTACCAGTTGGGATGACGCTTTTGCGCTGACGGCCAAACATTTGAACGCGCTGGCCAGCCCGGACGAAGCGCTGTTTTATACCTCGGGCCGCACCTCAAACGAAGCGGCGTTTCTGTACCAGTTGTTTATCCGCGAATACGGCACCAACAACCTGCCCGATTGTTCCAATATGTGCCACGAGCCTTCCGGCACCGCCATGAAAGAACAGATTGGCATCGGCAAAGGCACGGTCACGCTGGAAGACTTTGACCACGCTGAAGCGTTGTTCATTTTTGGCCAGAACCCCGGTACCAATCACCCGCGCATGCTGGGCACATTGCGTGAAGCGGCCAAACGCGGCTGCCGCATTGTGGTGTTCAACCCGCTGCGCGAACGCGGGCTGGAACGCTTTGCCGATCCGCAAAGCCCGCTCGACATGCTGTCTACCCACGGTACGCAGATTGCCTCCAGTTATTACCAATTACGCATCGGCGGCGATCTGGCGGTGGCGACCGGCATTGCCAAAGCAGTGCTGGAAGCGGGCGACGTGGACCTCGAGTTTATCGCGCAACATACCGATGGTTTTGATGCCTTCAAGGCCACGCTGGACGCCGAAACCTGGGCCACCATTGAAGAACAATCCGGTCTGACTGAGGCGCAGATTCGCGAGGTCGCTGCCATCTACATGGCCAGCAAAGCCACCATCTGCACGTGGGGCATGGGCATTACCCAGCACAAGCATTCGGTGGCGACCATCCAGGCGATTACCAATCTGTTGTTGCTCAAAGGCAATATCGGCAAGCCCGGTGCCGGTGCCTGCCCGGTGCGCGGACATTCCAATGTGCAGGGTGACCGCACGATGGGCATTTATGAAAAACCTTCGCCCGCGTTTCTGGCGCGTTTGGGCAAGGCGTTTGATTTTGAGCCGCCGCAACAACATGGCCACGATGTGGTTGGTGGCATTGAAGCCATGCTGGCGGGCGAGGCCAAAGTGTTCTTTGGCATGGGCGGCAACTTTGCGACCGCCACGCCTGACTCGGACCGTACTCGCCAGGGCTTGCGCCAGTGTGATCTCACCGTACACGTCACCACCAAGCTCAATCGCTCGCATCTGGAACACGGTAAAGACGCGCTGATCATGCCGTGCCTGGGGCGCACCGAAGTGGATATCCAGGCCGCTGGCGCGCAAGGGGTGACGGTCGAGGATTCGATGAGCATGGTGCATATCTCTGCAGGGATGAACGCACCGGCCTCGGAACATCTGCTATCCGAGCCCGCCATTGTGGCGCGACTTGCCGCCGCGACGCTGCAACAGAGCAAAACACCGTGGCTGTGGCTGATTGAAGATTACGACCGCATTCGCGACAAGATCGCGCAGGTGATCGACGGCTTTGAAGACTTCAACCCGCGCGTACACGTGCCGGGCGGGTTCTATCTGGGCAACTCAGCGCGTGATCGTGACTGGCGCACCGCCAGTGGCAAGGCCGGGTTTATCGCCCACGCCGTGCCCACTGATTTGCCCATCAACACCCTGCGCAAACAGCATGCCGAGCGCCGCATTTTCAACTTGATGACCGTGCGCAGCCACGACCAGTACAACACCACCATTTACGGCCTGGATGACCGCTATCGTGGGGTATTTGGGCAACGCCGCGTGTGTTTTATCAACAAGGCCGATCTGGCCGCACTGGGCTTCAGCGCCGGACAATGGGTGGATATGACTTCCGTGTGGCACGACGGCGAGCGCGTGGCCAAACGCTTCTTGCTGGTTGAGTACGATATCCCGCAAGGTTGTCTGGCCAGCTACTACCCGGAAACCAATAACCTCGTGCCGCTGGACAGCATGGCTGATCGGGCGCGCACGCCGGCATCCAAATCGGTGCCGGTGGTACTGACGTTGAGCGAGAGCGTTGCAGCATAACGAAGGAACTATGGAAGAAACGCTGGTGGCCATCGTGGCTCTGCTGGCCGAGCGCGACGGTTTGTCCGATCACCAGATTGGCAAGAAGCTGGCGCTGGGTATGAGCCAGCTTAATCGCGCGTTGACGGTACTGGCATCGGACACCCAGGCGGGCGGCATCGGTCTGGTTGAAGTTAGAACTGACGACAAACGCCGCATCGTCTGGCTGACAGCGGCGGGGAGGGCTCTGTGTCCACAATAACGCTGGCGATACCCGCCACCACGCAGCCGCTGGGCGCGATCCGTATCGATCACGGTCAGGCACAACTGCGCACGGAAATTCTCGCTGAAGAAACTGCCGTGGCGCTGGTTTACAACGGCATCTCGCATGCGGTCATGATGGCCAGCCCGCTTGATCTGGAAGACTTCGCGCTGGGGTTTTCGCTGACCGAGGGCATTATCCAGAAACCCGGTGAACTGCTGGATATCGAACTGATAACCGCTGAAAACGGCATGACCGTGGAAATCCAGATCACCGAACAACGCTTCGCCCAGCTCAAACAGGTGCGTCGCAATCTGGCGGGGCGTACCGGTTGCGGCCTGTGCGGACAAGACTCACTGGAAAGCGCAATTCGCCCAGTGGCGCAGGTGGTTAACCCGGTCAGCCTGGCGTATCAAGACGTGCTGCAAGCCATGGAGCACTTGTGCGCCCTGCAACCG
This genomic interval from Silvimonas soli contains the following:
- a CDS encoding FdhF/YdeP family oxidoreductase, yielding MSRQAIKLYAGPAGGWGALRSVLHHIHEQGVVARGITTLLHSNQPDGFDCPGCAWPDKNHHSTFEFCENGAKAVAAEATERRVTREFFAAHTVADLAAHDDYWLEAQGRLTEPMRYDSATDHYVPTSWDDAFALTAKHLNALASPDEALFYTSGRTSNEAAFLYQLFIREYGTNNLPDCSNMCHEPSGTAMKEQIGIGKGTVTLEDFDHAEALFIFGQNPGTNHPRMLGTLREAAKRGCRIVVFNPLRERGLERFADPQSPLDMLSTHGTQIASSYYQLRIGGDLAVATGIAKAVLEAGDVDLEFIAQHTDGFDAFKATLDAETWATIEEQSGLTEAQIREVAAIYMASKATICTWGMGITQHKHSVATIQAITNLLLLKGNIGKPGAGACPVRGHSNVQGDRTMGIYEKPSPAFLARLGKAFDFEPPQQHGHDVVGGIEAMLAGEAKVFFGMGGNFATATPDSDRTRQGLRQCDLTVHVTTKLNRSHLEHGKDALIMPCLGRTEVDIQAAGAQGVTVEDSMSMVHISAGMNAPASEHLLSEPAIVARLAAATLQQSKTPWLWLIEDYDRIRDKIAQVIDGFEDFNPRVHVPGGFYLGNSARDRDWRTASGKAGFIAHAVPTDLPINTLRKQHAERRIFNLMTVRSHDQYNTTIYGLDDRYRGVFGQRRVCFINKADLAALGFSAGQWVDMTSVWHDGERVAKRFLLVEYDIPQGCLASYYPETNNLVPLDSMADRARTPASKSVPVVLTLSESVAA
- the fdhD gene encoding formate dehydrogenase accessory sulfurtransferase FdhD; the protein is MSTITLAIPATTQPLGAIRIDHGQAQLRTEILAEETAVALVYNGISHAVMMASPLDLEDFALGFSLTEGIIQKPGELLDIELITAENGMTVEIQITEQRFAQLKQVRRNLAGRTGCGLCGQDSLESAIRPVAQVVNPVSLAYQDVLQAMEHLCALQPLNNATGAAHAAGWWRDGQILVREDVGRHNALDKVIGAAARTVARDGVLVISSRASYEIVHKAAAAGFGIVAAISAPTALAVRLAREAGVTLVGFVRGERMTIYSHDGRIVR